In the Salvia miltiorrhiza cultivar Shanhuang (shh) chromosome 8, IMPLAD_Smil_shh, whole genome shotgun sequence genome, CGAAGTGGAGGAGGATGGTGATGAGGGTGAGAAGAATTGGGATTCTTTGATATGGAGTGGtcattgtgtgtgtgtgtgttgtgtgtgtttgATGAATTATGGGGGCTAGGTTTGTGGTTAAATAGATTTTGATGAGTGTAGTTATGTTGGTGTGTTTTGATAAATTATGCTTGTGTAAAGCATACGACGAAAGGAGTTTTCATAATGAacacaaaatatatttaagaaAAGAATAATAGACAAATTTTATGTAGTGAGATAGATGTATATGGCATtataaccagggggcttagcccactggccaccgggtcctcacttaagtgaagtgaccgggttcgatccctcttgggaacgaattggtgattggagatataaggtggagtttggtgaatggagagataaggtggttcttggagtggatggggaactaactactaacatctaacatgactttgtccgatcaaaaaaaaaaaatgtatatggcattatttaattttaattcgtGATATTCTTAATAGAAAAGTCATCATTCCACCCACTAAAGCATCGTAAGCCTAAATGGGACCACATTTTGGAAATTTAGGCAGTCAAAGTCTTtctttctttgctttcttttTTTGAGAATCAAAGTCTTTCTttgtttttgaaatttgaagTTGATATGTGAATGcttggaaagagagcttgataCCTTTTATTCACCCTCCAAAGattcttaatttttatatttgtaaTCGTGTAGTCTTCTAGTATGTTGATATTGATATTATTTGTAGAGGTATTGCATAGTGACAATATATTGAAAGTGGTATTTCAATATTCTTATGTCGTATGAGAGCCAAAGTAGTTAAAACTTAAAAGCATCAATTCAAATGTCATTTCGAAATCAAATTTCTTGTCCATGATTATTGTTTCTTGGAGAAAATGGAAGTCACCCacgaaatttatttaaattcacaCATTCTTCACTAAAACTTTGAGCAATGATGAGATCATGAGAAGTTTTTAAGAGTGGCATCATTGCTACCTCACAGCAACATGTAAGCCTAGCCTAGACTTGTCTTTTCTTCCACGCTAATtctatgtatttttatttttatttttattttagagaAAACGTTAATTCTATGTCAATTATGACGGTACTACACATTATATTATACTTTATAGAATTATTTAAAAGTTTTCTAAATGTTTTCCAACAAAGGTATGACCACAAACGATAAAGTAGTGCAGCATGAAGCATGATGAGAAAGAATTTTCCCCGAAAGTGAAGACAACCTTCATCTACACTgcaaaaaatattttccaacaaaaatatattttgtaaagtGTAATAGATCTTTGTCCACATGCGTAAAATATTCATTCTGTTTAttagaataatatttttttcactaCAATAGGAGAAAAAATATAACTCGGAATTTGAACCTTTTACTCAAATAATGTAGCATAATTTGAAAATCAAGTTGGAAGTAATTAAAATGCGTTGGCTCGTGATTACGCATAAATTGAAAGTGAAAGCAACATTTGACATAATAAAGTAGCTAGTATATTTATAAGACTTGATATACTAGTGAAAAACAATGATTTACTCAAATTCTTTTCTGGAATAAATTtgtaaaaaatattatcaaGATATTCAAATATGTgagtataattttgggaataataataagaatactatattcaattattttaaagatttcGCAAACAAAAATAGAGAGTAATTGGAGAAAACATgagtaaaaaataaatcaaatataagaaaaattgGCATAATTGTCACCAATTACAACATTAGGgatttatttgtatttaaaaatacttcctccgtcccacgaattttgacacgtattcttttttgaattttgaCACGTATTCTTTTATAGGCCGTCCCGCGAATCTTGacatattttcaaataaggtaatttattaccttctctctcctactttatcacttttattacattctctcatattttatcacttttatactttattaactacacacttaaaacaatctacaattccttaattctcgtgccgaaatcaaacgtgtcaagattcgtggaacagagggagtacatTATAAGGCTATTTGACCCTTTTCCCCAACCTAATCTATACAAGTAATAAACAGCCTATAGataattaaaacaaattaaacataAGAAATCAATTCTTTCGAGCTCCATTCATGTTAAAATCCATTCAAACTCAACTCAAACAATGATCAAATAAGCTACAAATATAATTTCCAAAACTCGATTAGAACTAAGCACTATGTCAAGTAACAGAACATAACAATGGAATCTACATATGAATTTGATGCTTCACTTCAGCATCACAAAATATGATAAATACACCCCAATCATGATGCAAAGTATGATACCATAACGAACACGATCGATGCAAAGTATAATGCATAAAGATCACAATCACAAGAGGAACACTAAATTGAAACATAGGGTGGTAAACAGGTATATTGCATCTTTCAATTCTTTCCCGAAATGGAATGTTGCTCTGAATtcgataaatttaaaaaatgatgcTTGAAAGTTAAACGTAAGGGACAGCTCAAGTTTCGACTGAGACTAGTCTACAAAACCATCTCAAAATGAGATATTAAACGTTTGGGAGAAGTATATATTGCCTGTTTCTTCACATCCCTGTGAAGGCCTTCTTTCCTAGACCGGATGATCCTGCTGGTATCACCTTAAGAACATTGAATCTTACGGTTTTTGACAACGGCCTGCAGTGTGACAAGGAGAGCTGTCAAAGTAAGTTCCACACCGTATATGTTGGGTAAAAGGCTACCGAGAAAGTTTTACTACTTGCCTGCATTGGCCGATGATGACATGGTCACCCTCTTTCACACGGAAACAAGGGGATATGTGAGCTGGAATATTTGAGTGCCTCTTTTCGTATCTAAGAAACACCATGAATCAATCAGAACCACAAAATAAAACCAGCAGAAGAGCACTACAGAAACATCATCAAAATGAATTAGCACCTTTGATACTTCTTCACCCAGTGCAAGTAATTACGTCGAACAATAATTGTTCTCATCATCTTAGCACTGTGGCAGGTTCCAGCAAGGATACGGCCTCGGATGGACACATCACCGGTGAAGGGGCATTTTTTGTCAATATATGTGCCTGGATATAACAGGAACACATTGCTTACAAAAAAGAAACCACACCAACATTGTGAAAACAAAGAGAATAAGAGGAATTACAGAACTGTGCTATCAAGTCATTAAGCCAAAAAGGTAATGATGATAGGTGGAGATGATGAGGAAGGTGAAAATCCGATGGATCCAATGGGAAGAGATGACAAGCAATATCAGAGAGATCTTAATCATTCACATATACAGAATCCAATGAAATCAACTGAGCTAGGATTAACACATATACATTATTAGTTATTACTAATGCACTGTATAAATTCAGAAATCAAGTTTCTGATACAACTACAATCGGAAAAAGACATGAGCATAACACCGATGAAATCATGCTATGAACAAATAGTAAATTCACATTCAGCAGACTCATAGACGCAAGATATCATTCAATCAATCAATATATTACAAACAACTCAAATTCTATAAGACTAATCACGTACATAATCCATATTCAATCTACAAGCATGATAAAGCAACACAGCATTCTACacttgcacacacacacacacacaaacgaGAAAAAAAGTAATGATTAAGACCTTCAGTTGCT is a window encoding:
- the LOC130999558 gene encoding 40S ribosomal protein S11-like, with amino-acid sequence MAEQTEKAFLKQPKVFLCSKKSGKGKAPGKGGNRYWKNIGLGFKTPREATEGTYIDKKCPFTGDVSIRGRILAGTCHSAKMMRTIIVRRNYLHWVKKYQRYEKRHSNIPAHISPCFRVKEGDHVIIGQCRPLSKTVRFNVLKVIPAGSSGLGKKAFTGM